One window of the Conexibacter sp. SYSU D00693 genome contains the following:
- the trmD gene encoding tRNA (guanosine(37)-N1)-methyltransferase TrmD gives MQLDVVTLFPEWFDWFRTQRHVRNAAQAGHELRALNPREHTPLSGGQVDDTPFGGGAGMVLRVDVMDAALRGFYGTDPVELRSQRRVIALTPGGRMLDDALVDELAEEPAITLLCGRYEGFDERIVQHFASDAVSVGRFVLSGGELAAMVVMDAILRKLPGALGHADSALEESFSQALGGDPEYPHYTRPAEYRGWKVPEVLLSGHHDHIRRWRRDRSRERGVVGPTAHPIDPLAPRPGGPDPFGPMDGEGEARRPGGPDVFGDAAGT, from the coding sequence GTGCAGCTCGACGTCGTCACGCTGTTCCCCGAGTGGTTCGACTGGTTCCGCACGCAGCGCCACGTGCGCAACGCGGCGCAGGCCGGCCACGAGCTGCGCGCGCTCAACCCGCGCGAGCACACGCCGCTCAGCGGCGGCCAGGTCGACGACACGCCGTTCGGCGGCGGGGCGGGGATGGTCCTGCGCGTCGACGTCATGGACGCCGCGCTGCGCGGCTTCTACGGGACCGACCCGGTCGAGCTGCGCTCCCAGCGGCGGGTCATCGCGCTCACGCCCGGCGGGCGGATGCTCGATGACGCGCTAGTCGACGAGCTGGCCGAGGAGCCGGCCATCACGCTGCTGTGCGGGCGCTACGAGGGCTTCGACGAGCGGATCGTCCAGCACTTCGCATCGGACGCGGTGTCGGTCGGGCGCTTCGTGCTCAGCGGCGGCGAGCTCGCGGCGATGGTCGTCATGGACGCGATCCTGCGCAAGCTGCCGGGCGCGCTGGGCCATGCCGACAGCGCGCTCGAGGAGTCCTTCTCGCAGGCGTTGGGCGGCGACCCGGAGTACCCGCACTACACGCGCCCGGCGGAGTACCGCGGCTGGAAGGTCCCGGAGGTCCTGCTCTCGGGCCACCACGACCACATCCGGCGCTGGCGGCGCGACCGCTCGCGCGAGCGCGGCGTGGTGGGTCCGACCGCGCACCCGATCGACCCGCTGGCGCCCCGTCCCGGCGGGCCTGATCCGTTCGGCCCGATGGACGGCGAGGGCGAGGCGCGGCGCCCCGGTGGGCCCGACGTCTTCGGCGACGCCGCAGGCACCTAG
- the dprA gene encoding DNA-processing protein DprA, which translates to MSAAPTACERCLRRSARLAQLSGHLEIAHKGRRPVRDVLALDEEALVLALAGRALSTMPSFDVAAARTRIAAAGLAATCVHDDHFPSRLRDDRSGPLALHVLAAGAPQADALHRLAGLVGGAGEDRPPSVAIVGTRRASQDGVEVARALGRGLAAAGVTVVSGMAMGIDSAAHDGALEGGGRTVAVLAGGADVPYPRTKVALHGRIARAGVVVAELPPGTGVRRWAFPARNRIIAALADVVVVVEAAERSGSLITAEMAIDLGRDVAAVPGSPRSWRSGGTNALLRDGATLVRDARDVLDVVVGVEEAARATRPGGPAPVPAGLAPGLAELLSALDDGRDTIDALAATPDDAGAVADGLGELELLGLVRRGAAGRYRRVPV; encoded by the coding sequence GTGAGCGCGGCCCCGACCGCCTGCGAGCGGTGCCTGCGGCGCTCGGCCCGGCTGGCGCAGCTCTCCGGCCACCTCGAGATCGCCCACAAGGGGCGGCGGCCGGTGCGCGACGTGCTCGCCCTCGACGAGGAGGCGCTCGTCCTCGCGCTCGCCGGCCGGGCGCTGTCGACCATGCCGTCCTTCGACGTCGCGGCGGCGCGGACGCGGATCGCCGCGGCGGGGCTGGCCGCCACGTGCGTCCACGACGACCACTTCCCCTCCCGGCTGCGTGACGACCGCTCGGGACCGCTCGCCCTGCACGTCCTCGCGGCGGGCGCACCGCAGGCCGACGCGCTGCACCGGCTCGCCGGGCTCGTGGGGGGCGCGGGGGAGGACCGGCCCCCGTCGGTGGCGATCGTCGGGACCCGCCGCGCCTCGCAGGACGGGGTCGAGGTCGCACGCGCGCTGGGGCGCGGGCTGGCGGCGGCGGGTGTCACCGTCGTGAGCGGCATGGCGATGGGCATCGACAGCGCCGCGCACGACGGCGCACTCGAGGGCGGCGGCCGGACGGTCGCGGTGCTCGCGGGCGGTGCCGACGTCCCGTACCCGCGCACGAAGGTGGCGCTCCACGGGCGCATCGCGCGGGCGGGCGTCGTCGTCGCCGAGCTGCCGCCAGGCACCGGCGTCCGTCGCTGGGCGTTCCCGGCGCGCAACCGGATCATCGCCGCGCTCGCCGACGTGGTGGTCGTGGTGGAGGCGGCCGAGCGCTCCGGCTCGCTCATCACCGCGGAGATGGCGATCGACCTTGGGCGCGACGTAGCGGCGGTGCCCGGATCGCCGCGCTCGTGGCGCTCGGGCGGGACGAACGCGCTGCTGCGCGACGGCGCCACCCTCGTGCGCGACGCCCGCGACGTGCTCGACGTCGTCGTCGGGGTGGAGGAGGCGGCTCGCGCCACCCGGCCTGGCGGTCCGGCGCCCGTGCCGGCGGGGCTGGCGCCCGGGCTGGCCGAGCTGCTGAGCGCGCTGGACGACGGCCGGGACACGATCGACGCGCTCGCCGCGACCCCCGATGACGCGGGTGCGGTCGCCGACGGGCTGGGCGAGCTCGAGCTGCTGGGGCTGGTCCGGCGCGGCGCCGCGGGCCGCTACCGGCGGGTGCCGGTGTGA
- the rpsP gene encoding 30S ribosomal protein S16, which produces MAVRLRLTRVGARKDPVWRIVAADQRSPRDGRVLEILGQYNAQTEPSTIVVDEDRVRDWLSKGAQPTDTVRKLLRTQGIS; this is translated from the coding sequence GTGGCAGTTCGACTCAGGCTCACCCGTGTGGGCGCCCGCAAGGACCCCGTGTGGCGTATCGTCGCCGCCGACCAGCGCTCGCCGCGTGACGGCCGCGTGCTCGAGATCCTCGGCCAGTACAACGCCCAGACCGAGCCGTCCACCATCGTGGTCGACGAGGACCGCGTCCGCGACTGGCTGTCCAAGGGCGCGCAGCCGACCGACACGGTCCGCAAGCTCCTGCGCACGCAGGGCATCTCCTAG
- a CDS encoding YraN family protein: MAAVASPCSSSSPEPAGGPASSRPRREDPRRTLGRLGEELAAAHLERLGYAIVARGFRTRYGELDVVACDGHTLVFVEVKTRRGRGEPWDALHPAKRAQVRRMAREYLAHAEDRPRVPELRFDAIGVVVDGQGRLVRLDHLEAAF; the protein is encoded by the coding sequence ATGGCCGCCGTGGCATCTCCATGCTCCTCCTCGAGCCCCGAGCCCGCCGGTGGGCCGGCGTCATCCCGTCCCCGGCGTGAGGACCCCCGGCGAACGCTCGGGCGGCTCGGGGAGGAGCTGGCAGCCGCACACCTCGAGCGTCTGGGCTACGCGATCGTGGCCCGCGGCTTCCGCACCCGCTATGGCGAGCTGGACGTCGTCGCCTGCGACGGGCACACGCTCGTGTTCGTCGAGGTGAAGACGCGGCGCGGTCGCGGCGAGCCGTGGGACGCGCTGCACCCGGCCAAGCGCGCGCAGGTGCGGCGGATGGCGCGGGAGTACCTCGCACATGCCGAGGACCGTCCGCGCGTGCCCGAGCTGCGCTTCGACGCGATCGGCGTGGTCGTCGACGGGCAGGGGCGCCTCGTGCGCCTCGACCACCTCGAGGCCGCGTTCTAG
- a CDS encoding ribonuclease HII: MAGAKAKTKPKRKRKPGRRLFQHDRGLGVRWVAGADEAGRGCLAGPLVAAAVLFDMEALGPREVRALGALNDSKQQTEEAREALYPVVMRHAVRVAVVSRCARGIDSRGLHRTNLAALREALLKVAVPDCICLSDGFAVGDLQGHQGRAVVGGDETSAAIAAASIIAKVTRDRFMHRADRQHPGWDFATHVGYSTPEHRDAIQRIGVSPLHRMSFQSTAYQQLALG; this comes from the coding sequence GTGGCGGGCGCGAAGGCCAAGACGAAGCCCAAGCGCAAGCGCAAGCCCGGGCGGCGGCTCTTCCAGCACGACCGCGGGCTCGGCGTCCGCTGGGTGGCGGGGGCCGACGAGGCAGGCCGCGGCTGCCTCGCCGGTCCGCTCGTCGCGGCCGCGGTGCTGTTCGACATGGAGGCGCTGGGGCCGCGCGAGGTCCGGGCCCTCGGCGCGCTCAACGACTCAAAGCAGCAGACCGAGGAGGCGCGCGAGGCGCTCTACCCGGTCGTCATGCGCCACGCCGTCCGGGTCGCGGTCGTCTCGCGCTGCGCCCGCGGCATCGACAGCCGCGGCCTGCACCGCACGAACCTCGCCGCCCTGCGCGAGGCGCTGCTCAAGGTCGCGGTGCCCGACTGCATCTGCCTCTCGGACGGCTTCGCGGTCGGCGACCTCCAGGGCCACCAGGGCCGCGCCGTCGTCGGCGGCGACGAGACGAGCGCCGCGATCGCCGCGGCGTCCATCATCGCCAAGGTCACCCGCGACCGCTTCATGCACCGCGCCGACCGCCAGCACCCCGGCTGGGACTTCGCGACCCACGTCGGCTACTCCACGCCCGAGCATCGCGACGCCATCCAGCGCATCGGCGTCTCGCCGCTGCACCGGATGAGCTTCCAGTCGACGGCCTACCAGCAGCTCGCGCTGGGCTAG
- a CDS encoding YifB family Mg chelatase-like AAA ATPase, whose product MPLARLTTYALHGVDSRRVTVEVDHQAAGLPTFTIVGLGDRAVREARERVRVAIANSDLRFPKQRITVNLAPAYLRKTGPGFDLAMAVGLLAVTGQVDPDMASDVAFFGELSLGGELRPCRGALAVAEGALRDGARGLVVPRSLVAEATLVEGLQVWGIETLSDVPAVLRGEVEADGPPPAAAASSVQTRVDLADVRGHARAIRALTIAAAGGHNLLLSGPPGTGKTMLAKRLPTILPPLSREEAIEATRIHSVAGLRIGGGLLDDRPYRAPHHSISSAGLVGGGSVPQPGEVSLAHRGVLFLDELAEFARPALEALRQPLEDGRVAIVRGQRTAIFPSRFMLVASTNPCPCGHAGTRRCRCTDFDLARYRKRLSGPLLDRIDLLVHVQRPTPEELAGPPLARSADVRAEVLAARQRQAARLRGTGVTCNADLDAQLLGDHAALADASEAVLRRAYGQGTLSPRGHDRVLRVARTVADLAGAAQVEPAHVREAISLRQDDEGEDAVLSGAAS is encoded by the coding sequence GTGCCCCTCGCTCGTCTCACCACCTACGCGCTGCACGGCGTCGACAGCCGCCGGGTGACCGTCGAGGTCGACCACCAGGCCGCCGGCCTGCCGACCTTCACGATCGTGGGGCTCGGTGACCGCGCGGTCCGCGAGGCGCGCGAGCGCGTGCGGGTCGCCATCGCCAACTCGGACCTGCGGTTCCCCAAGCAGCGGATCACCGTCAACCTCGCCCCGGCCTACCTGCGCAAGACCGGTCCGGGCTTCGACCTCGCCATGGCCGTCGGGCTGCTGGCCGTGACCGGCCAGGTCGATCCGGACATGGCCTCGGACGTCGCGTTCTTCGGCGAGCTGTCGCTCGGCGGCGAGCTGCGCCCGTGCCGCGGCGCGCTCGCCGTCGCCGAGGGCGCGCTGCGCGACGGTGCCCGTGGCTTGGTCGTGCCGCGGTCGCTCGTGGCGGAGGCGACGCTCGTCGAGGGGCTGCAGGTGTGGGGCATCGAGACGCTCAGCGACGTGCCGGCCGTCCTGCGCGGCGAGGTCGAGGCCGACGGCCCGCCGCCGGCCGCAGCCGCGTCGTCGGTGCAGACCCGCGTCGACCTCGCGGACGTCCGCGGCCACGCGCGCGCGATCCGCGCGCTGACGATCGCCGCGGCCGGCGGCCACAACCTCCTGCTGTCCGGACCGCCCGGCACGGGCAAGACGATGCTCGCCAAGCGCCTGCCGACGATCCTGCCACCGCTGTCGCGCGAGGAGGCCATCGAGGCGACCCGGATCCACAGCGTCGCCGGACTGCGCATCGGCGGCGGTCTGCTGGACGACCGTCCGTACCGCGCGCCGCACCACTCCATCTCCTCGGCCGGGCTCGTCGGCGGCGGTTCGGTGCCCCAGCCCGGCGAGGTCTCGCTCGCCCACCGCGGCGTCCTGTTCCTCGACGAGCTCGCCGAGTTCGCGCGCCCCGCGCTGGAGGCGCTGCGCCAGCCCCTGGAGGACGGGCGCGTCGCGATCGTCCGCGGCCAGCGCACGGCGATCTTCCCGTCGCGCTTCATGCTCGTCGCCTCGACGAACCCCTGCCCGTGCGGCCATGCGGGGACGCGGCGCTGCCGCTGCACCGACTTCGACCTCGCCCGGTACCGCAAGCGCCTGTCGGGCCCGCTGCTCGACCGCATCGACCTGCTCGTCCACGTCCAGCGCCCGACGCCGGAGGAGCTGGCCGGCCCACCGCTGGCGCGCTCGGCGGACGTGCGCGCCGAGGTCCTCGCCGCGCGTCAGCGCCAGGCCGCCCGCCTCCGCGGCACGGGCGTGACCTGCAACGCCGACCTCGACGCCCAGCTCCTCGGTGACCACGCCGCGCTGGCCGACGCCTCCGAGGCGGTCCTCCGCCGGGCCTACGGGCAGGGGACGCTCAGCCCGCGCGGGCACGACCGCGTCCTGCGCGTCGCCCGCACGGTCGCCGACCTCGCCGGCGCCGCGCAGGTCGAGCCGGCCCACGTGCGCGAGGCGATCTCGCTGCGCCAGGACGACGAGGGCGAGGACGCCGTCCTGTCCGGGGCCGCGTCGTGA
- the ffh gene encoding signal recognition particle protein, whose translation MFDALSEKLQQTLSDVRGRGTLTEDDVNKAMREIRLALLEADVNFKVVKGFTSTVKERCLGSDVLGQLNPGQQVVKIVDEELTALMGGASAGLTFSPRPPTVVLMAGLQGSGKTTATAKLARHLREQHGSSVAVAACDVYRPAAVDQLVKVGAQAGAEVYEQGTDKDPVDIARWALDKAKMDGKDVLIVDTSGRLHVDERLMQELKDIRAAVKPTAILLVVDAMTGQDAVNVAEQFAEAVAFDGVVMSKLDGDARGGAALSVKAVTGKPILFASTGEKLDQFERFHPDRMAQRILGMGDVLSLIEKAEQQFDEDQAKDLERKLRRDEFTLEDFLNQLKQIRRMGPLTSILGMIPGFAGQQMKGLKVDERELDRIQAIILSMTPEERRRPEIIKGSRRLRIARGSGTNVQQVNQLIKQFAQMRKVMKQLGKGKMPDMAALMRQAR comes from the coding sequence GTGTTCGACGCCCTCTCCGAGAAGCTCCAGCAGACCCTGTCCGACGTCCGCGGCCGGGGGACGCTCACCGAGGACGACGTCAACAAGGCGATGCGCGAGATCCGCCTCGCGCTCCTCGAGGCCGACGTCAACTTCAAGGTCGTCAAGGGGTTCACCTCGACGGTCAAGGAGCGCTGCCTGGGCTCCGACGTCCTGGGCCAGCTCAACCCCGGCCAGCAGGTCGTCAAGATCGTCGACGAGGAGCTCACGGCGCTCATGGGCGGCGCGAGCGCCGGCCTGACGTTCTCGCCGCGCCCGCCGACCGTCGTCCTCATGGCCGGCCTGCAGGGCTCGGGCAAGACGACCGCCACCGCGAAGCTCGCCCGCCACCTGCGCGAGCAGCACGGCAGCTCCGTGGCCGTCGCGGCGTGCGACGTCTATCGCCCGGCCGCGGTCGACCAGCTCGTGAAGGTCGGCGCCCAGGCGGGCGCGGAGGTCTACGAGCAGGGGACCGACAAGGATCCGGTCGACATCGCCCGCTGGGCGCTGGACAAGGCGAAGATGGACGGCAAGGACGTCCTCATCGTCGACACCTCGGGCCGCCTGCACGTCGACGAGCGCCTCATGCAGGAGCTCAAGGACATCCGCGCGGCGGTCAAGCCGACGGCGATCCTGCTCGTCGTCGACGCGATGACCGGCCAGGACGCCGTGAACGTCGCCGAGCAGTTCGCCGAGGCGGTCGCCTTCGACGGCGTCGTCATGTCCAAGCTCGACGGCGACGCCCGCGGCGGCGCCGCGCTGTCGGTCAAGGCCGTCACCGGCAAGCCGATCCTCTTCGCCTCCACCGGCGAGAAGCTCGACCAGTTCGAGCGCTTCCACCCCGACCGCATGGCGCAGCGGATCCTCGGGATGGGCGATGTCCTCTCGTTGATCGAGAAGGCCGAGCAGCAGTTCGACGAGGACCAGGCCAAGGACCTCGAGCGCAAGCTGCGCCGCGACGAGTTCACCCTCGAGGACTTCCTCAACCAGCTCAAGCAGATCCGCCGCATGGGCCCGCTGACCTCGATCCTGGGGATGATCCCGGGCTTCGCCGGCCAGCAGATGAAGGGCCTGAAGGTCGACGAGCGCGAGCTGGACCGCATCCAGGCGATCATCCTGTCGATGACCCCGGAGGAACGCCGCCGGCCGGAGATCATCAAGGGCTCGCGGCGCCTGCGGATCGCCCGCGGCTCGGGCACCAACGTCCAGCAGGTCAACCAGCTCATCAAGCAGTTCGCGCAGATGCGCAAGGTCATGAAGCAGCTGGGCAAGGGCAAGATGCCCGACATGGCCGCGCTGATGCGGCAGGCGCGCTAG
- a CDS encoding MFS transporter encodes MQRRTAALVVACAGGYLAFLDTSIVNTAFPDVQASFDDAGRAELSWVLDAYFIVLAALLVPAGALADRLGRKRVFLWGVGAFVLTSIACGLAPSWETLVAARVLQGAAAAVIAPVSLALVLPEFAREQRATAVGIWGAAAAFAAATGPPLGGLVVEVADWRWIFLVNVPLGGLVLLAGARALRESKDEAMAGLPDLAGAGLSVLGLGLLALGIVEGESWGWTSAGVLGSLGGALVALAAVARRCTTHPRPVVDPALMAIRSFRVANVGTLLFAAAFFSTILGNILFLTSVWGYSVLDAGLATVPGPLVSAIVAGPAGRLADRVGHRAVIVPGTIAYAAGLLVLRSAGAEPDYVGTWLPGMLLVGVGIGLAFPTLGAAAVADVEPDRFGAASAVASAFRQIGAVLGTAILVAIVGDPRSLAEALAHADDAYAFAVAASLASGVVALLLRPAPAGRAPAAAPAPA; translated from the coding sequence ATGCAACGACGCACCGCCGCCCTGGTGGTCGCCTGCGCCGGCGGCTACCTCGCGTTCCTCGACACGTCGATCGTCAACACGGCGTTCCCGGACGTCCAGGCGTCCTTCGACGACGCCGGGCGCGCGGAGCTGAGCTGGGTGCTCGATGCGTACTTCATCGTCCTCGCCGCGCTGCTCGTGCCCGCGGGCGCGCTGGCCGACCGGCTCGGGCGCAAGCGCGTCTTCCTCTGGGGCGTGGGCGCCTTCGTCCTGACGAGCATCGCCTGCGGCCTGGCGCCGTCGTGGGAGACGCTCGTCGCCGCGCGCGTGCTCCAGGGCGCCGCCGCGGCCGTGATCGCCCCGGTCTCGCTCGCGCTCGTGCTCCCGGAGTTCGCCCGTGAGCAGCGCGCGACCGCCGTCGGCATCTGGGGCGCCGCCGCCGCGTTCGCGGCCGCGACCGGCCCGCCGCTGGGCGGACTCGTCGTCGAGGTGGCCGACTGGCGCTGGATCTTCCTGGTCAACGTGCCGCTCGGCGGGCTCGTCCTCCTCGCGGGCGCCCGCGCGCTGCGCGAGTCCAAGGACGAGGCGATGGCCGGCCTGCCCGACCTCGCCGGCGCCGGCCTGTCGGTCCTCGGCCTGGGGCTGCTGGCGCTCGGGATCGTCGAGGGCGAGTCGTGGGGCTGGACGAGCGCGGGCGTCCTGGGCTCCCTGGGCGGCGCGCTCGTCGCCCTCGCCGCGGTCGCCCGACGCTGCACGACCCACCCGCGGCCGGTCGTGGACCCGGCGCTCATGGCGATCCGCTCGTTCCGCGTTGCGAACGTCGGGACGCTGCTCTTCGCCGCGGCCTTCTTCTCGACGATCCTCGGCAACATCCTGTTCCTCACGTCGGTCTGGGGCTACAGCGTCCTGGACGCCGGCCTGGCGACCGTGCCGGGGCCGCTGGTGTCGGCGATCGTGGCGGGGCCCGCGGGGCGCCTCGCCGACCGCGTCGGCCACCGGGCGGTGATCGTCCCCGGGACGATCGCCTACGCCGCGGGCCTGCTCGTCCTGCGCTCGGCGGGCGCGGAGCCGGACTACGTGGGGACGTGGCTGCCCGGCATGCTGCTCGTGGGCGTCGGCATCGGGCTGGCCTTCCCGACCCTCGGGGCGGCGGCCGTGGCCGACGTCGAGCCCGACCGCTTCGGCGCCGCGAGCGCCGTCGCGTCGGCCTTCCGCCAGATCGGGGCGGTGCTCGGGACGGCGATCCTCGTCGCGATCGTCGGCGACCCGAGGTCGTTGGCCGAGGCGCTGGCCCATGCCGACGACGCGTACGCCTTCGCCGTCGCGGCGTCGCTCGCGTCGGGCGTGGTGGCCCTGCTCCTGCGTCCCGCGCCCGCGGGCCGCGCGCCTGCCGCCGCGCCCGCTCCCGCGTAG
- a CDS encoding KH domain-containing protein → MRELLEFLARRLVDEPDAVKVEQFEEEDGTVVLELSVGAEDYGRVIGRGGRTANALRTVVKAAAVKENRRVLIDIVE, encoded by the coding sequence TTGCGCGAGCTGCTCGAGTTCCTGGCGCGCCGGCTCGTGGACGAGCCCGACGCGGTGAAGGTGGAGCAGTTCGAGGAGGAGGACGGCACCGTCGTCCTCGAGCTCTCGGTGGGCGCGGAGGACTACGGGCGCGTGATCGGGCGCGGGGGCCGCACGGCCAACGCCCTGCGCACCGTGGTCAAGGCCGCGGCGGTCAAGGAGAACCGCCGCGTGCTCATCGACATCGTCGAGTGA
- the lepB gene encoding signal peptidase I, whose translation MSRKKGGEGSTGNSLVELVVIVVVALGLALGIQAFLVKPYRIPSESMVPTLDVGQRVLVNRISKKLGGDPSVGDIVVFHPPAGSETNTCGDPTHPEDQACPRPTNDRSDVNFIKRVVGGPGDTIAIRGGRVIRNGRPTDEPFIRACGGGSGCDFPRPIKVPAGHFFMMGDNRGESDDSRFWGPVPSKWIIGGAFATYWPIDKIGLL comes from the coding sequence GTGAGCCGCAAGAAGGGCGGCGAGGGTTCGACGGGCAACTCGCTCGTCGAGCTCGTCGTCATCGTCGTGGTCGCCCTGGGCCTGGCCCTGGGCATCCAGGCGTTTCTCGTCAAGCCCTACCGGATCCCGAGCGAGTCGATGGTCCCGACGCTCGACGTCGGCCAGCGCGTGCTCGTCAACCGGATCTCCAAGAAGCTCGGCGGCGACCCGAGCGTGGGGGACATCGTCGTCTTCCACCCGCCCGCGGGCTCGGAGACGAACACCTGCGGCGACCCCACGCACCCCGAGGACCAGGCGTGCCCGCGCCCGACCAACGACCGCTCGGACGTGAACTTCATCAAGCGCGTGGTGGGCGGCCCGGGCGACACGATCGCCATCCGCGGTGGACGCGTCATCCGCAACGGCCGGCCGACCGACGAGCCCTTCATCCGCGCGTGCGGCGGCGGCAGCGGCTGCGACTTCCCCCGTCCCATCAAGGTGCCGGCCGGGCACTTCTTCATGATGGGCGACAACCGTGGGGAGTCCGACGACAGCCGGTTCTGGGGTCCCGTCCCCAGCAAGTGGATCATCGGTGGCGCCTTCGCCACCTACTGGCCGATCGACAAGATCGGCCTCCTCTAG
- a CDS encoding helix-turn-helix domain-containing protein, with product MRHDELLEQTCAIGRAGAIVGERWVFAILRAAFFRARTFEDYQRGTGVARNILAERLGRLVDFGILERVPYAEGARRTRHEYRLTEAGRDLYPVVIALMEWGNKHTGLVDGPPVVLHHKRCNHVSHPQVVCSECGEPVDARDFQPLPGPGAPRETPPWAEPAVRHAHRKAAAPTAPPRA from the coding sequence ATGCGCCACGACGAGCTCCTCGAGCAGACCTGCGCGATCGGTCGCGCGGGCGCCATCGTGGGCGAGCGCTGGGTCTTCGCGATCCTGCGCGCCGCCTTCTTCCGCGCCCGGACGTTCGAGGACTACCAGCGTGGCACGGGCGTGGCGCGCAACATCCTCGCCGAGCGCCTCGGCCGCCTCGTGGACTTCGGGATCCTCGAGCGGGTCCCCTACGCCGAGGGCGCACGGCGCACCCGCCACGAGTACCGCCTGACCGAGGCGGGGCGCGACCTGTACCCCGTCGTCATCGCCCTGATGGAGTGGGGCAACAAGCACACGGGCCTCGTCGACGGGCCGCCCGTCGTCCTGCACCACAAGCGCTGCAACCACGTCTCGCACCCCCAGGTCGTCTGCTCGGAGTGCGGCGAGCCGGTCGACGCGCGCGACTTCCAGCCGCTGCCGGGCCCGGGGGCGCCGCGCGAGACGCCGCCGTGGGCGGAGCCGGCGGTGCGCCACGCGCACCGCAAGGCCGCCGCGCCGACCGCGCCGCCTCGCGCGTAG
- the rimM gene encoding ribosome maturation factor RimM (Essential for efficient processing of 16S rRNA), which produces MSGAVVEALVAGRVGRPHGLDGSFHVTGPRTRLLVLGATVEVDGRRREVVRRAGTDDKPILRLEGVSSREAVEALRGQDLRVDRAEAPSLDEGEFWAEDFVGCAVVDGDRAVGSVKRLLAYPSCEVLEVARDGGGEDLLVPLIDDAVRELDVPGRRIDIDLAFLGEE; this is translated from the coding sequence GTGAGCGGCGCCGTCGTGGAGGCGCTGGTGGCCGGCCGCGTGGGCCGGCCGCACGGGCTCGACGGCTCCTTCCACGTGACCGGCCCGCGCACGCGGCTGCTCGTGCTCGGCGCGACGGTCGAGGTCGACGGCCGGCGGCGGGAGGTCGTCCGCCGCGCCGGGACCGACGACAAGCCGATCCTGCGCCTCGAGGGCGTGTCCTCGCGCGAGGCCGTCGAGGCGCTGCGCGGGCAGGACCTGCGGGTCGACCGGGCGGAGGCCCCGTCGCTCGACGAGGGCGAGTTCTGGGCCGAGGACTTCGTCGGTTGCGCCGTCGTCGACGGCGACCGCGCGGTCGGGTCCGTCAAGCGCCTGCTCGCCTACCCCTCGTGCGAGGTGCTGGAGGTCGCCCGCGACGGCGGGGGCGAAGACCTGCTCGTCCCGCTGATCGACGACGCGGTGCGCGAGCTGGACGTCCCGGGGCGCCGGATCGACATCGACCTGGCGTTCCTCGGGGAGGAGTAG
- a CDS encoding O-methyltransferase — protein MIVDPDVEAYAEAHTTPQARHLQALAQATREQLTAPEMLSGPVVGRLLELLVWLRRPRLVVEVGTYSGASALAMAAALPPEGRIVTLELDPERAAFARRHIEEAGMDDRVEVRVGPALEALRALDEPVDLAFVDADKTGYPDYYEALVPRLAPGGLLVADNTLRGGRVLDPPADDPGTQAMARFNDRVASDERVVGVVLTVRDGVTLVRPA, from the coding sequence TTGATCGTCGACCCGGACGTCGAGGCCTACGCCGAGGCGCACACCACGCCACAGGCGCGCCACCTCCAGGCCCTCGCGCAGGCCACGCGCGAGCAGCTCACCGCGCCGGAGATGCTCAGCGGCCCCGTCGTCGGCCGGCTGCTCGAGCTGCTGGTCTGGCTGCGCCGGCCGCGGCTCGTCGTCGAGGTGGGGACCTACTCGGGCGCGAGCGCGCTGGCGATGGCCGCGGCGCTCCCGCCCGAAGGCCGGATCGTCACCCTCGAGCTCGACCCCGAGCGCGCGGCGTTCGCCCGCCGCCACATCGAGGAGGCCGGGATGGACGATCGGGTCGAGGTCCGCGTCGGCCCCGCGCTCGAGGCGCTCCGGGCCCTCGACGAGCCCGTCGACCTCGCGTTCGTCGACGCCGACAAGACCGGCTACCCCGACTACTACGAGGCGCTCGTCCCTCGCCTGGCGCCCGGCGGGCTCCTCGTCGCCGACAACACCCTGCGTGGCGGGCGCGTGCTCGACCCGCCGGCCGACGACCCGGGCACCCAGGCGATGGCGCGCTTCAACGACCGCGTCGCCAGCGACGAGCGCGTCGTGGGCGTGGTGCTGACGGTGCGCGACGGCGTGACGCTCGTGCGTCCCGCCTGA